In one Rutidosis leptorrhynchoides isolate AG116_Rl617_1_P2 chromosome 8, CSIRO_AGI_Rlap_v1, whole genome shotgun sequence genomic region, the following are encoded:
- the LOC139863665 gene encoding secreted RxLR effector protein 161-like: MVGSLIYLTITSPKIVYSAGIILQFMQCPTNVHLDAAKRILRYVKGSMGHGLWYKKCDDVLLNGFVDADWMGDANDSHSTLGYCFNMSSAVISWCSKKQDVVALFSTEAEYIAATMADQECTWLRRLIGDILEEVDYVVKLKCDNESAIKLASNPVFHARTKHIEMRYHFIREKVLSGEKKLANVRTNDQVADIFTKALIKAKFMEFREALGIFDREFALRGSVKILVHNSSGSTCST, encoded by the coding sequence ATGGTTGGAAGTTTGATTTATCTAACCATTACAAGCCCGAAAATTGTTTACTCGGCTGGCATTATTTTACAATTTATGCAATGTCCaactaatgttcatcttgatgCAGCTAAAAGGATCCTTCGTTATGTAAAAGGATCAATGGGCCACGGCTTGTGGTATAAGAAGTGTGATGATGTTTTGTTAAATGGTTTTGTAGATGCAGATTGGATGGGAGACGCAAATGATAGTCATTCAACTTTGGGTTACTGTTTTAACATGAGTTCCGCGGTTATTTCATGGTGTAGCAAGAAGCAAGACGTTGTTGCTTTGTTTAGCACGGAAGCGGAATACATAGCTGCAACTATGGCAGATCAAGAGTGTACTTGGCTAAGAAGATTGATTGGTGACATACTTGAAGAAGTAGATTATGTTGTCAAACTGAAATGTGACAACGAAAGTGCAATCAAACTTGCTTCGAATCCTGTTTTTCATGCTCGTACTAAGCATATAGAAATGAGGTATCATTTCATTCGTGAAAAGGTTCTTAGCGGGGAAAAAAAGCTAGCAAATGTAAGGACAAATGATCAAGTAGCCGACATCTTTACTAAAGCTCTAATAAAAGCCAAGTTCATGGAATTTCGAGAGGCGTTGGGGATTTTTGATCGGGAGTTTGCactaagggggagtgttaaaatattagTGCACAACTCAAGTGGCTCAACTTGCTCAACTTAA